In Methylobacterium sp. WL1, the sequence CGCCGCCTACGTGCGGACCCAGCGAACGATCGACGCCATCGCCCTCGCGGAGTCCCGGATGCAGCACGACGTGCTCCGCGCCAGGACCGGGCTCCTGCGCAACTACGATCCGATCGTGGCCCACCTCCGGGACATGCGCGCGGCGCTGGCCGGCATGCGCGCGGCGAACGGGCTCGACGATGGCGAGATGCACGTTCTGGCCGAGGCGATCAGCCGGGAGGCGCAGATGGTCGAGCGCTTCAAGACCGGCAACGCCCTCGTGCAGAACTCGATCGCCTATTTCGACTCCCTCAGCGACCGCATGTCCGAGCCGGATATCGATCCCCGGCTCGCCCGCGCGGTCGCCGCCCTGCAGATACGGGTCTCGGAGCTTGCCCGGGACGCGAGCCCCGAGCGGCTCGACGCCATCCGCGCCCGGCTCGACGCCCTCGCTGCGGCCCCCTGGGGAGCGGACAGGGGTGCGGACATAGGCGCCATCGTCCTGCACGGCCATCAACTCCTGGATCTGCTGCCGCAGGTCGACACCATCACCCGCTCCCTTCCGGCAGCGTCGAGCGAGGCGGCGCGGCAAGCCTTGCTGGAGGCCCGCCGCGCCCTCAAGGACCGGCGGCAGGCCCGCGCGGACGGTTTCCGACTCGCCCTCTACGCGGCGGCCCTGGCGCTGCTCGCCCTGGTGGTTCGCGTCGGCTTCCTGATGCGGGCCGGCACCGTGATCCTGCGCCGGACGATCGTTTTCCAAGCCGTCGTGGCGCGGGCCACCAACCTGTTTCTCGCCAGCCAGCCCGACGAGATCGAAGGCCACATCGTCGATGCCATGGCCATCGTGGGCGAAGGAGCGGGGACGGACAATTGCTACGTCCTCATGCTCGACGGCACGGATGCGGTGCATCTCTGGAATCGGCCGGGGCATCGGGCGCCTTGCGGATGGCCAGATGCGCAACGGGCCCTGGTGCCCGAGATCACGGCCGCCCCGGAAGACTACATCTTCATCGAAACGGCGGACCGGCATGGCCCTCCGGCTTTGCTTCAAGCCCTCGCACGGCGTGGGGTCACCACATTCACGTGCGCGCGCATGCGTCGGCAGGGCAGAATCGTCGGCGTGCTGTGCTTCGAGCGCACCAGCAGCACCCTGCCGCCCTGGATGCGGCACTCGCGTGGCCTCCTGCAGGTCGTCGCCGACAGCTTCGGGGCCGCCCTGGAGCGGCAGCATGTCTGGGCGGAGCGCCGCGAGATCGAGGCGACCCTTCGGCGAGCGCAACGGCTCGAAGCGATCGGGATCTTCGCAAGCGGCGTGGCGCACAACATCAACAACGTGCTCAACGTGATGCTCGGC encodes:
- a CDS encoding two-component system VirA-like sensor kinase encodes the protein MRLTAQAAVLGALLAALLTWLMINGKGEMDAAYVRTQRTIDAIALAESRMQHDVLRARTGLLRNYDPIVAHLRDMRAALAGMRAANGLDDGEMHVLAEAISREAQMVERFKTGNALVQNSIAYFDSLSDRMSEPDIDPRLARAVAALQIRVSELARDASPERLDAIRARLDALAAAPWGADRGADIGAIVLHGHQLLDLLPQVDTITRSLPAASSEAARQALLEARRALKDRRQARADGFRLALYAAALALLALVVRVGFLMRAGTVILRRTIVFQAVVARATNLFLASQPDEIEGHIVDAMAIVGEGAGTDNCYVLMLDGTDAVHLWNRPGHRAPCGWPDAQRALVPEITAAPEDYIFIETADRHGPPALLQALARRGVTTFTCARMRRQGRIVGVLCFERTSSTLPPWMRHSRGLLQVVADSFGAALERQHVWAERREIEATLRRAQRLEAIGIFASGVAHNINNVLNVMLGHAEIAADALPADPQRARKQIDFLVQAGGRAHEIAAQILDYGRRGGAAQSTSAVDAIVSETVAQIRTSTADPTTIRLTGAAEGAVVDGEPAQLQQVVHNLIRNAMQASEPGAAVDVQLARVRLPERRTVSHGELPEGEYVRIRVADTGRGMDDGTLARIFEPFFTTRPAGTGLGLATAFEFVQEQDGAFDVHSAVGEGSTFEVWLPVIPQAETATSVAGATVMVVGGVRAAVQEDEETLAALGYEPIGYTDTEAALAALRAEPERFDLLIVENRPSGPLGLAFARRAAAIVNRPIVLSLSAADTVRPEVLSAVPIVDVARRPWRSTAVALTLRRHLGSEMRSAPSRRDAARAKRFQKST